The following proteins are co-located in the Pseudomonas sp. DY-1 genome:
- a CDS encoding succinate dehydrogenase iron-sulfur subunit, whose amino-acid sequence MSKTLTVSVYRYNPERDSAPTMQDFQVDTDGKDVMVLDVLALIKEQDEGFSYRRSCREGVCGSDGMNINGKNGLACITPLSAAGLKGGKLVIRPLPGLPVIRDLVVDMSIFYKQYEKVKPFLQNDTPAPAIERLQSPEEREKLDGLYECILCACCSTSCPSFWWNPDKFLGPAALLQAYRFLADSRDNKTEERLAALDDPFSVFRCRGIMNCVNVCPKGLNPTKAIGHVRNMLLQSGT is encoded by the coding sequence ATGTCCAAGACTCTTACTGTCAGCGTCTATCGCTACAACCCGGAGCGCGATAGCGCTCCGACCATGCAGGATTTCCAGGTCGACACCGACGGCAAGGACGTAATGGTCCTCGACGTACTGGCGCTGATCAAAGAGCAGGACGAGGGTTTCTCCTACCGTCGTTCCTGCCGTGAAGGCGTCTGCGGTTCCGACGGCATGAACATCAACGGCAAGAACGGCCTGGCGTGCATCACTCCCCTGTCCGCCGCTGGACTGAAGGGCGGCAAGCTGGTGATTCGCCCGCTGCCGGGCCTGCCGGTCATACGTGACCTGGTCGTCGATATGAGCATCTTCTACAAGCAGTACGAGAAGGTGAAACCCTTCCTGCAGAACGACACTCCGGCTCCGGCCATCGAGCGTCTGCAGTCCCCGGAAGAGCGCGAGAAGCTCGACGGTCTGTACGAGTGCATTCTCTGCGCTTGCTGCTCGACCTCTTGCCCGTCCTTCTGGTGGAACCCTGACAAGTTCCTCGGTCCCGCCGCACTGCTGCAAGCCTATCGCTTCCTGGCTGACAGCCGCGACAACAAGACCGAAGAGCGACTGGCTGCGCTGGACGATCCGTTCAGCGTGTTCCGTTGCCGCGGCATCATGAACTGCGTGAACGTTTGCCCGAAGGGACTGAACCCGACCAAGGCGATCGGTCACGTGCGTAACATGCTGCTGCAAAGCGGTACCTGA
- the sdhA gene encoding succinate dehydrogenase flavoprotein subunit gives MSSIRTLSFDAIIVGGGGAGMRAALQLAQGGHKTAVVTKVFPTRSHTVSAQGGITCAIASADPNDDWRWHMYDTVKGSDYIGDQDAIEYMCSVGPEAVFELEHMGLPFSRTEQGRIYQRPFGGQSKDFGKGGQAARTCAAADRTGHALLHTLYQANLKSGTSFLNEWYAVDLVKNQDGAVVGIIAICIETGETVYIRSKAVVLATGGAGRIYASTTNALINTGDGVGMALRAGVPVQDIEMWQFHPTGIAGAGVLVTEGCRGEGGYLINAHGERFMERYAPNAKDLAGRDVVARSMVKEVIAGNGVGPNKDHVLLKLDHLGEEVLHSRLPGICELSKTFAHVDPVVAPIPVIPTCHYMMGGVATNIHGQAITQDANGNDTIVEGLFAVGEVACVSVHGANRLGGNSLLDLVVFGRAAGLHLEKALKEGIEARGASETDIEQSLKRLSGVNERTSGEEVAPLRRELQQCMQNYFGVFRTGEYMQKGIAQLAELRERIANVKINDKSQAFNTARIEALELQNLLEVAEATAIAAEVRKESRGAHAREDFEDRDDENWLCHTLYFPGDKRVTKRAVNFAPKTVPAFEPKVRTY, from the coding sequence ATGTCTAGCATTCGTACTCTTTCTTTCGACGCCATCATCGTAGGTGGCGGCGGCGCCGGCATGCGTGCTGCGCTGCAACTGGCCCAAGGTGGTCACAAGACCGCCGTGGTGACCAAGGTCTTCCCGACCCGTTCCCATACCGTGTCCGCCCAGGGCGGCATCACCTGCGCCATCGCTTCGGCCGACCCGAACGACGATTGGCGCTGGCACATGTACGACACCGTCAAGGGTTCCGACTACATCGGTGACCAGGACGCTATCGAGTACATGTGCTCCGTGGGTCCGGAAGCCGTGTTCGAGCTGGAGCACATGGGCCTGCCGTTCTCCCGTACCGAGCAAGGCCGCATCTACCAGCGTCCGTTCGGTGGCCAGTCCAAGGACTTCGGCAAGGGTGGCCAGGCTGCCCGTACCTGCGCCGCAGCCGACCGTACCGGTCACGCCCTGCTGCACACCCTGTACCAGGCGAACCTGAAGAGCGGTACCTCGTTCCTCAACGAGTGGTACGCGGTTGATCTGGTGAAGAACCAGGACGGCGCAGTGGTTGGCATCATCGCCATCTGCATCGAGACCGGCGAAACCGTTTACATCCGTTCCAAGGCCGTTGTTCTGGCCACTGGCGGTGCAGGTCGTATCTACGCCTCCACCACCAACGCCCTGATCAATACTGGCGACGGCGTGGGCATGGCCCTGCGTGCTGGTGTGCCGGTCCAGGACATCGAGATGTGGCAGTTCCACCCGACCGGTATCGCCGGTGCAGGCGTGCTCGTGACCGAAGGTTGCCGCGGCGAGGGTGGTTACCTGATCAACGCCCATGGCGAGCGCTTCATGGAGCGTTATGCTCCGAACGCCAAGGACCTGGCTGGCCGCGACGTGGTCGCCCGCTCCATGGTGAAGGAAGTGATCGCCGGCAATGGTGTGGGCCCGAACAAGGACCACGTACTGCTGAAGCTCGACCACCTGGGTGAGGAAGTTCTGCACAGTCGCCTGCCCGGCATCTGCGAGCTTTCCAAGACCTTCGCGCATGTCGATCCGGTCGTCGCACCGATTCCGGTTATCCCGACCTGCCACTACATGATGGGCGGCGTTGCCACCAATATTCATGGCCAGGCCATCACTCAGGACGCCAACGGCAACGACACCATCGTCGAAGGCCTGTTTGCAGTGGGCGAAGTGGCTTGCGTATCGGTACACGGTGCCAACCGTCTGGGCGGTAACTCCCTGCTCGACCTGGTTGTATTCGGCCGTGCTGCTGGTCTGCACCTGGAAAAGGCGCTCAAGGAAGGTATCGAGGCGCGCGGCGCCAGCGAGACCGACATCGAGCAGTCGCTCAAGCGCCTGTCCGGCGTCAACGAGCGTACCAGCGGCGAAGAAGTTGCCCCGCTGAGGCGCGAGCTGCAGCAGTGCATGCAAAACTACTTCGGTGTATTCCGTACCGGCGAATACATGCAGAAGGGTATTGCTCAGCTGGCTGAGCTGCGTGAGCGCATCGCAAACGTCAAGATCAACGACAAGTCTCAGGCCTTCAATACCGCGCGTATCGAAGCTCTGGAGCTGCAGAACCTGCTGGAAGTCGCCGAAGCGACCGCGATCGCTGCGGAAGTCCGTAAAGAGTCCCGTGGCGCCCATGCCCGCGAAGACTTCGAAGACCGCGACGACGAGAACTGGCTGTGCCACACCCTGTACTTCCCGGGTGATAAGCGCGTTACCAAGCGCGCCGTCAACTTCGCGCCGAAGACCGTTCCGGCGTTCGAACCCAAAGTACGTACTTATTAA
- the gltA gene encoding citrate synthase, with amino-acid sequence MADKKAQLIIEGAAPVELPVLSGTMGPDVVDVRGLTSTGCFTFDPGFMSTASCESKITYIDGDKGVLLHRGYPIEQLAEKSDYLETCYLLLNGELPNAEEKAKFVGTIKNHTMVHEQLKSFFNGFRRDAHPMAIMCGVVGALSAFYHDSLDINNPQHREVSAMRLVAKMPTIAAMAYKYSMGQPMMYPRNDLNYAENFLHMMFNTPAEIKPISPVLAKAMDRIFILHADHEQNASTSTVRLAGSSGANPFACIAAGIAALWGPAHGGANEAVLSMLDEIGDVSNIDKFIAKAKDKNDPFKLMGFGHRVYKNFDPRAKVMKQTCDEVLAELGINDPQLELAMKLDEIARNDPYFKERNLYPNVDFYSGIILKAIGIPTSMFTVIFALARTVGWISHWKEMLSGPYKIGRPRQLYTGYEKRDFVSLDGRK; translated from the coding sequence ATGGCTGACAAAAAAGCGCAGTTGATCATCGAGGGCGCAGCCCCCGTAGAGCTGCCCGTTCTGTCCGGAACCATGGGACCCGATGTAGTCGATGTGCGGGGCCTGACCTCCACGGGCTGCTTCACCTTTGATCCTGGCTTTATGTCGACCGCCTCTTGCGAGTCGAAGATCACCTACATCGACGGCGACAAGGGCGTACTGCTGCACCGTGGCTATCCGATCGAGCAGTTGGCAGAGAAGTCCGACTACCTGGAAACCTGCTACCTGCTGCTGAACGGCGAACTGCCGAACGCTGAAGAGAAGGCCAAGTTCGTTGGCACCATCAAGAACCACACCATGGTTCATGAGCAGTTGAAGAGCTTCTTCAACGGCTTCCGCCGTGATGCCCACCCCATGGCAATCATGTGCGGCGTAGTCGGTGCCCTCTCCGCCTTCTACCACGACTCCCTGGACATCAATAACCCGCAGCACCGCGAAGTTTCGGCCATGCGCCTGGTGGCCAAGATGCCGACCATCGCGGCAATGGCCTACAAGTACTCCATGGGCCAGCCCATGATGTACCCGCGTAACGACCTGAACTACGCGGAAAACTTCCTGCACATGATGTTCAACACCCCGGCCGAGATCAAACCGATCAGCCCGGTACTGGCCAAGGCAATGGACCGCATTTTCATCCTGCATGCGGACCACGAGCAGAACGCCTCCACCTCTACCGTACGCCTGGCTGGATCCTCCGGCGCCAACCCCTTCGCCTGTATCGCTGCCGGTATCGCCGCCCTCTGGGGCCCGGCGCACGGCGGCGCCAACGAAGCGGTGCTGAGCATGCTGGACGAGATCGGCGACGTCTCGAACATCGACAAGTTCATCGCCAAGGCGAAGGACAAGAACGACCCGTTCAAACTGATGGGCTTCGGCCACCGCGTCTACAAGAACTTCGACCCGCGCGCCAAGGTCATGAAACAGACCTGCGACGAGGTTCTGGCCGAGCTGGGCATCAACGACCCGCAGCTGGAGCTGGCAATGAAGCTCGACGAGATTGCGCGCAACGATCCTTACTTCAAGGAGCGCAACCTCTACCCGAACGTCGACTTCTACTCAGGCATCATCCTGAAGGCCATCGGCATCCCGACCAGCATGTTCACCGTGATCTTCGCCCTGGCTCGCACCGTCGGCTGGATCTCGCACTGGAAGGAAATGCTCTCCGGCCCGTACAAGATCGGCCGTCCGCGCCAGCTGTACACCGGTTACGAAAAGCGCGACTTCGTCTCGCTGGATGGCCGCAAGTAA
- the sdhC gene encoding succinate dehydrogenase, cytochrome b556 subunit, whose product MNSQRPVNLDLRTIKLPITAYTSILHRISGVILFFGIAVLLFALDKSLSSEEGFEQVKACLTSPLAKLVVWGLLSALLYHLVAGVRHLVMDVGVGETLEGGKLGSKIVIVVSAVLIVLLGVWIW is encoded by the coding sequence GTGAATAGCCAACGACCTGTAAACCTAGATCTCAGGACCATCAAACTCCCCATCACTGCTTACACGTCCATCCTGCATCGTATCTCTGGCGTCATCCTCTTCTTCGGCATTGCCGTGCTGCTGTTCGCACTCGACAAGTCGCTGAGCTCCGAGGAAGGCTTCGAGCAGGTCAAGGCGTGCCTGACCAGTCCGCTGGCCAAGCTGGTGGTTTGGGGCCTCCTGTCCGCGTTGCTTTACCACTTGGTCGCCGGTGTGCGCCATCTGGTAATGGATGTGGGCGTCGGCGAGACGCTCGAGGGCGGTAAGCTGGGCTCGAAAATCGTCATCGTAGTTTCTGCGGTGCTGATCGTGCTGCTGGGGGTGTGGATATGGTAA
- the sdhD gene encoding succinate dehydrogenase, hydrophobic membrane anchor protein: MVTNVTNFSRSGLYDWMAQRVSAVVLAAYFLFLLGYLLFNPGLTYAEWHGLFSHTAMRIFSLLALVALSVHAWVGMWTISTDYLTPMALGKAATVVRFLFQAVCGIAMFAFFVWGVQILWGV, translated from the coding sequence ATGGTAACCAACGTTACGAACTTCTCGCGTTCGGGTCTTTATGACTGGATGGCCCAGCGTGTTTCTGCGGTCGTTCTCGCGGCTTATTTCCTTTTCCTGCTGGGCTACCTGCTGTTCAATCCGGGTCTGACCTATGCCGAGTGGCACGGTCTGTTCTCCCACACCGCGATGCGCATCTTCAGCTTGCTTGCCCTGGTCGCCTTGAGCGTCCACGCCTGGGTCGGCATGTGGACCATCTCCACCGACTACCTGACGCCGATGGCGCTGGGCAAGGCGGCGACTGTCGTGCGTTTCCTGTTCCAGGCGGTATGCGGCATTGCGATGTTCGCGTTCTTCGTCTGGGGCGTGCAGATTCTCTGGGGTGTGTGA